CCTACACTTCATTGAGCTAGTGTACTCTAGCAGACCAGACTTAACGGACCAACCCTCAGCTCAGCCAGATATGGAACTGTTCACCaatggaagcagctgcatggacCAAGGTAGCCGACACGCTGGGTATGTGGTGGTAAACCTTAAAAAGATTGTTGAAGCAAAAGCCCTGCCccccagggagctcagctcagaagGCGGAAATCATTGCACTGACAAGAGCCCTACTCCCACTGAAGGCAAGGGAGTAAATATATACACAGACTCTTGGCTATGTGTTCTCCGTGGTGCATGCTCACGGGGCAATCTGGAAGGAAAAGGGGCTCCTCGCTTCGAACAATAAAGACATAAAACATTCTTCTGAAATCCCGTCACTATTGATAgagacagagtaaagggacaaagtaggtaattaaatagttaatcccactagggtATTGTAGGTAAAGAAAAAGGGgtgggagacccctgtaagttaatgatcactccagaaagcaggtttgcttaaccacaaaaccaagcaggcttgcttagcaaTAAAACCATGGAACAGAAGCATGAGAAatgccccaaaacaataaaacaatggtggcatgagacccatatcctgcccagtgagctcagtaagttaatgacccctaggacatgctctctgcacacataaaaaacaataatttatggaaaggtgacatttcaaagtgaaagaccctCAGACCCATTGTACTGAGAGCTGAAATCATTCTTCCACGgtgccatgacagtcctggcttgaccatgtagggacaacAAAACTCCCCTGCCCAACCTGGAGGATGACCTGATAATGGAACCGTGacgtctactcaagaatgaggaagaaggtggtcttctccccctccccacttttcctctgattataaaactgtagcccactaagttctcaggGTCCAGCACCCTCTCACCCACCCACTTGTAAGCCTCACAAgtgtcctattctaataaatcacttcttatctctTTGCCTCTCGCTTaattctttctgtgctgagacataaagaaccggaGCTCCTTGGAGCCCCCCAAAATGCCACCTAGTGGTTTCACTGTTAGAAGCAGTCCATAAGCCCTCCCAGTTGGCCATAATGCACTGCCCAGGCCACCAAAAGGGTGAAACTCATATAATAGAGGGCAACTGGTTAGCTGACCAAGCTGCAAAGAAGGCAACAATCAAGCCATGATAGGATCACTTCTCCCACAGACTGACTTGTCAAAATACCAGGCAGTGTTTTCAGAAAAGGACAAGGAGAGGGCCGAAGAGTGGGGTTTCACTCTTGACCACACATCACCTGGCTGGAAATGTAGTGCACAAGGAATTGTTTTGATTCTTGAGATACTCCTGGACACTGTGCTGTAGCACATTCATAATAGTACCCATCATGGGAGAGATGCCACCTTACGATGGATTCAAAAGTATATAATGGGGCCTAACCTACAAAAAACCATCCAGTGAGTCACTTAGAATTGCATGATTTGGGCTAAAAATAATCCAAAGGCTGCTGTCAGGCCTCCCCGGATGGGAACCCAACACAGAGGAACCTGCCCCACTGAGGACAGGCAAATAAACTTAACTCAAATGCCTTATGCTGTAGGAAATTTCAGATATCTGCTAGTGTTTGTggacactttttcaggatgggtgGAAGCATAACCCACCAGGACAGGAAAAGTCTCTGAAGTGGTTCAAGCCCTCCTTAAGGAAATTATCCCCGGGTTTGGACTGCCTAACACCCTTCAAAGTGATAACAGGATATGCTTTTGTCTCTAGCATAATCCAACAAATAGACGTCTAAAGCACAACAAATTAATGGGCAGTTACATTCATCCTGGGACCacaatcaacaggaaaaaaatgagaaaataaatcatacATTAAAAAGAAGCATTGCTAAAGTAGGTCAAGAGAATAATTTAACTGGGGATGAGGCTCTGCCAACTGCCCTGCTATGGATCAGAGGCTCCCAGAAGCAGGCTTAAATTAAGcccctttgaaatattttatggtAGGCCATTACAGGTGTCTACCTGGACCAGGGAATCTGTAACGCTCTGAAAGACCTAGCTGTTGCTAATTAGGTTAAAACTTTGGGCACTATACTGACCTCTCTTCATGAGTTTGCCTCCAACAGGTCTGCCTATCCAACTGAAGTAGCCTTACATCCTTTCCGACCCAGAGTCTGAGTCTTCCTTAAAACCTGAAGAGAGCAAGGGCCTGAAGCTCAGCTGACTGCAAGGTGGACAGGACCACGTATGGTATTACTTACCATGCACTCATCTGTCAAGTTAGCTGGAGAAAAGCCACGGATTTATCACACTCGGATTAAAGCAGCACCACTGTCATCAGAAAATGGCCCAACTCCTGAAAGGCCTAGAGAGCAATGGGTTTGTGAACCCTTAGAAGACTTAAGTTTGCTcttcaaaaaagataaatattgagaTTGCAATTTCATTATAGCTGGAGAAGGGTGGGTCAACCTACTTGTTTAATCTTGTTCAACTGAACAACACAGCAATCTAGTGTAATTATGACACAGTTGGAAAGTCAAAATTAATAGATATGTATAGAAACTGGAACCAAAACCCCCAAGTCCAGTTACAAATTAGACAACAGAAGGACTGAGGGATTTCATCGGATTCAAATAATTGAGAATTGTCCTATCTACCAAAGATTCTAAGGACTATTCTTAGACtagaataaaatattcttatcAGCCCAAGGGTGATCAATTCCATTCTACAATCACCCACATCACCCCTATTTAGCAGGAAGTAGCCAGGGGGGGTCATTGCCCCTTTTCCCATAAGATTGTGGAATGGCCATTGACAGTGGGGAATTGTAATAGGGAataacaaatctgactccatattagatctgtttcttttactttaacctttgatttctgttgcttttgttacaagttaatcactaaaaggATGTTGCCTATAGCATGAAGCATACATAATGGCCCGTCTCAGGTAACCCtgccccctctgcctgaatgttaaactaaaataCCTTTTttcagctcacagggaaacatcctgacccaagccacctgtgaatgactgcaggaaagaagaaattaacatatcCCCTCCTTGAGCCTGGTGAAaccagaagatatttgcaaaacgtATGGGCATTTTACTTTACCTCTTCACTTAACTCCCTCTCTGTTCTAtgaaagaaactagcatccaaggcctccctggtgacgcagtggttaagaatccgcctgccaatgcaggggacacgggttcaagccctggtctgggaagatcccacatgccgcggagcaactaagcccatgcgccacaactactgagcctgcgctttagagcccgcgagccacaactactgagcccgcacgcctagagcccatgctccgccacaagagaagccactgcaatgagaagcccaagcactgcaaggtagactagcccccgctcgccacaactagagaaagcccgccagcgcgcagcaacaaagacccaactcagccaaaaataaataaatttaaaaaaaaaaagaagaaactagcatccagacCCCTTGCAAGACGGTTCTCTAGGaccctagtctgccatcttctcagactcccagctttccaaataaagttgttattccttgccccaacacctccTCTCTTGATTTATTAGCCTGTCATGCGGCGAGCAGaacgagcttggactcggtaacaatgAGAGTCAACTTCTCCTAAGATTCCTCAACGTAGATGGGAATCCTGTGGGCAGTGGAGCTCGGGGTTCCAACTAGGCTGGTCCTCAGGGGCTTTGCCTCATTGAGCTCCATTCGGctgaccaaaggggaaagagtggGAAGCCAGAGATCAAGCGAGAGCAAAGTGAGAGCgacacagaggaaaagagagatagGGAGATACTGGAGGAGAGAAAACTGAAGAACGACTAAGAAAGACAAAGACCtggagaaaaagacataaaaagagcTGAAGGCATAAGGAAGGAGGGCACACAGACACACGGAGACATAAACAtcggaagagagacagagatgcagACGCAAAGAGCCATCCAGACATAGAGAAAGAGGCTCAGAGACAAGGAGTCGCAGGCAGAGACATTCAGAGCAAAGAAGGGGAATCCAGAGCAGGCCTGTCCACATCTGCGCTCACCCTCACACTAAATTTGTCGGCTAGGACCGCCTGATGCAGCCCAGGAAAAGAAGATCGGATCATCCGGACCGCGCACTCCTCTAAGCTAGCTTAGACACCCTCCAGGGGGCGGATCCCAGCGGCGGGCATCTTGCCCTACCCTCGTCCAGCCAGTGGTGGCGCTCAGAGGCCGCAGGGGCATTTTCCTCAACCAACGAGGTCTCAGAAGGCTCCCAAAGCCTCGCCCACAAGCACCCCAGTTAGGCCTGGGCTCCTAATCTGCATGGCTCCGCCCACAGAGCCCTATCTTCGGAAGTGAGGTCAGCTCGGCCTTTTGCCGGTCTGGGCAGGCCCTGGTCAGCCTACACATTGCCTTCGCAAACTCACCCCTCTGCGCCATGAGCATGTCCACGGCTCGCGCTTGCCTTTTTCCAGAGGCCGCTAAGCCCTTCGCCTGCCTGAACACCCAGACACCCACGAATACTTCCTACATCTGAGAGGCCCGCCTCTCGCCTTAGAAGCTGAGTCCCATAGGCTGGCCAGCCTGCGCACGGCACTCCGATTGGAAGCGGCGACTTTCCATCAATCATTTTCTCTCTGTCAGACTCCACTCCACCCTCATGCCCCTGCCTTTCCTGGTGGACAAAGGAGGGTGAAGTTGCCTCAATTCTGGCGAGCACGTCTATACACCGGGCACGGGCATCTATCATGACCTAGGCGGCGAACCTCCTCCAGTGAAGAGAGGAATAGGCTCGAACCTTCGATTGGGTCCAGAGAGATGTCAGTCAAGGGATAGGCGGGTGCAATAGCAATTCGACGCACAGTATTGGTGGAGATACGAAGCAGACGGAATGGGGGCGGAACGGTCGGAGGGGATCGGCTTCGCTTGATTGGGCCATAAAGGAGGCAGTGCCGCCCTCCGTACTCCGGATTGGCTGAACGTGAGCCGCGCCCCCTCACGCCGGCAACCTTGGGTACGAGAGGTGGCCCGGACTCGCCCCCGTTAGTCGCTGGTGCGGGCGCGGTGGGAACGAGTGCAGAAGGGGCTCTGGGTTCCGGGTCAGATCCGACCTAGATCCGAGAGTGGCGCGCACCTTCTCTACGGTGAGGGAACACGAGTGGGCTGCGGGAGAGAGGGGTCCGGCGCCCGGCGAGCGAATAAGGCTCCGCAACCGGAAGTGTCTTCAGAGCCGCGTCGCACCCGGAAGTGTGGCAAGAGAGCAGCCACACCCGGAAGTGTGATGCTTCCGCGGCTGCGGGAAGTAATGGTACCTGGCCAATTGAGATACGGAGTTAAAACAGGTGTCTATATATCTTTATTTCCAGAGGCTCGGTAGAGCCTCCCTTTTCGGAAAGTGTTGGAGGTTGCAAGTATGTGGTCGTGTTTTTGAATGTCTCATCCTGTTGAAACGCGAGGGGAAACGAGCCCCAGGAGTGTGTACAAGGAGGCCAGGTTCAGTAACAGCTTTTAagaagtttcttttgctgtgggtcactctccattcccctccccccacagggATGTGCAGATGGAGGCCGGAGGAGGCACTGCTGCCCCAGCCCCCGGGGACGCGGAGGACTTGGAGGAGATGCGGTTCCCCAGTGAGGAGGCTAGAGACGGTGGAGGGATTTGCAGGGACCTACCCGGTACTGGAGATGCGAGCGTGGAGAAAACAGGTATGCATTCCCTTCACTGGGGTCTTGGATGGAATCCCTAGGGGGTGTTATTGTTGGGGGAGGTCCATGGGGGACAAGAGGGGAGCCCTTTGGGACTCGGGGAAGTAGTTTAAACCATAGCTTGGGTCAGGGGGAAGTCATTGTGTACTCATGTTGTAGTTTAAATCATTGAGGagtgaaaaagaaatcagtgGATGTCAATGGATGTTCACTGGGGAGTTGGTAAGAATTTAGGTAATTGAAGAATCAGAAAGGGATCCGTTGAGGTTAGAGAAGGGCACTGGGGATTTAGGATGTTTAGGTCAGTGAATGaccaaaaaaaagttaataggGTCAAAGGGGGACTATATAGAAGTCAGTCCCCTTTTGACCCCTTTGGGGTCTTTAAATCATTGAGGTGGGAAAGGGGATCAGTGGGGGCCAGTGGGCGCTCAGAGTATTTACATCATTGAGGAGTTGATGGTAGTTGTTGGAGGGAGTCTTTAAGGAACCAGATCTTAGTGGACGTTAATGATGATCattgatggggagacagtggaCATCAATGAAATTATCTGGAGAGTCAGAGGACCAGTAGGAAGATCTTTGAAGACTCTGGTGTATGTGTAAAGGTATAGCGTGGAGGGTCAGCGGAAGTCATTGCGGAATGAGTGCTTATTGACCACTTTGGAATTAGTGGATGTTAATGGGGTCATTGGGAAGGATCAGTACACATCACTGAAAATCagtaattgggggggggggggcgtcttTGAGAACTTGTTGGCAAGTATTGGGAGTAGGTCCTTGGGGACTGTCAATGAGAAAATGAGGGAATATGAGGTCATTGGGATTTTATGAGGAAAGTATTGATACACAGTTGCCAGTGGATAACACTGGTTGTCACTGGGGATCAGTGGACATCAATTACAATAAATGGGAGGGTAGTCAGTAGAGGGCAATGAAATTGTGGATTTCATTGGTGAATGTTAATGATGGTCATGGTGAAGGGCAATAGAGGTCATTAAAGTCCTGTGTGTTAGTGGATGTTACGGTGGTTATTGTAGGGTGGGGAGTGGATATCAGTGAGAATAAAGGGGAGTCATATCAATGAGAATAAAAGTCAGGGGAGTCAGTGGAGGTCACTTGAAGTCTTGGATGTTAGTGGAGGTTAATGGTGGTCATTCTTGGGAATGCAGTGGACATGGAGTAGATTAAATTGTGGGTCGGGGCAGTCATTGAAGGTCATTGAAGACCCAGGTATTAGTGACGTTAATGTGGGGTCATTGGAATGTTAGTGAACAGCAGTGGGAATGAATAGGGGGTGAGGGGCGTCCTAAAGATCCGGATGTTAGTGGATAATCATGGCAGAATTTGGATTAGTGATCATCACCAAGACTGGGAGTCAATGGGGTCATTAGGATCAGTGGACATCAGTGAGAATAAATAAGGGGTTAGGGTAGTGAGGGGCACATTCAAAGACACAGATGTTAATAGACATAATGGTAGCTATTGAGGGGTGAGTAGATACCAGGAAAATAAATGAGGGGTCAGAGATTAATAGGGGAATCATTGAAGATGAAGATACTGATAATCATTCAGAGGCAGAGGGGTGCTTTGAAGACTTGGGAATGGCAGTTATTGAAAGGGGAATAGTTAGTCTGTAGGAATATAAAGGGTTCAGTAATGACAGTGAGATGGGATTACTGGAGTTTTAGGGGGATCGTTGAAACCTAAGTGTTAGTGGATGTCATTGAGGGGCAGAGGAGACACCTGGAGGTCTGTGTCAGCAGCAGGGGGTCATTGCAGGGCTGGTAGGGATTTGGTGGGTCTGTGGGCACATGGGGTTAGTGGGAGTCCACGGGCAGATGACTCACCAGGGCCTCCCTTTCAGGATCCGAGACCAAGGACCAGCCACCCGGCCTGCTGCTCCAGCCCGAGGCTCCGTCATGCACCTATGGGCTCTGGGGTCCGGCAGCCTCTGAGAACAGTCCCGTGGGTGGCCCTGAGAGTGGCTCAGGGGGCCAGGGCGGGGACCCCAGTGACGAGGACTGGCGCAGCAAGCGGAAGCACGTGTTCGTGCTGAGTGAGGCCGGCAAGCCCATCTACTCGCGGTACGGTAGCGTGGAGGCATTGTCGACTACCATGGGTGTGATGACAGCCCTCGTGTCCTTCGTGCAGAGTGCAGGAGATGCCATTCGCGCCATCTATGCTGGTGAGCAAAGGGGCAGGAGGCCGAACAGGTGACGGTGACTGGGGCTATGGCTGTCTGTCTGGCAGTAGGTCTTTCTGGCTGGCTGGCTGCTTGGGGGACTATCCAGCTAGTTAGgagtgagtcagtgtgtgtgGAGGCTGGCCAGGCGTCTGTCTGTCCAAGGGGTCTGTCTGTTGGCCCTGCTGGGTTCTGAGTGATTAACTCCCTGGGATGTAAGTAACTGGCTGGATATTTCCTTCTTGCCTGAGAGGGTGAGTTTGGAGGCCGTGTGGCTGAGTTGGTGTCTTTCTAGCTCTGTTAGTCCTTGCTGCATCTTCCCCACTCCATGCTGTGTGCCTGATTCCCTGACCATCCCATCGTGTCTCTGCAAATGTCCAAACTCCCCCAGTTTGTCCTTACCTTAGTGCTGTGTCCCTAGAGTGACCGTGTGGGCTTGCACCAGGAGTGTATGCCTTTCGGGGAGGGGTGGAAGAGCCCCACCTGACCCCGTCTTGTCACACTgaccccctgccccttccctcccccagaggACCACAAGCTGGTGTTCCTACAGCAGGGCCCACTGCTGCTGGTGGCCGTGTCAAGGACTCCTCAGTCAGCAGCCCAGCTGCGGGGGGAGCTCATGGCCGTGCACGCACAGATCGTGAGCACCCTGACGCGCGCCAGCGTGGCCCGCATCTTCGCGCGCAAGCAGAACTACGACCTCCGCCGCCTGCTGGCCGGCTCGGAGCGCACTCTAGACCGGCTTCTGGACAGTGTGGAGCGGGACCCGGGTGCCCTGCTGCTGGGCGCCGTGCGCTGCGTCCCTCTCGCTCGCCCGCTGCGGGACGCGCTGGGTGCGCTGCTCCGACGTTGCACGGCGCCTGGCCTGGCCCTCTCGGTGCTGGCGGTTGGCGGTCGCCTGGTGACAGCAGCCCAGGAGCGGACTGTGCTGGCCGAGTGCCGGCTGGACCCAGCCGACCTGCAGTTGCTGCTGGACTGGGTGGGGGCACCGGCCTTTGCGGCGGGCGAGGCCTGGGCGCCTGTGTGCCTGCCCCGCTTCAACCCCGATGGTTTCTTCTACGCCTACGTGGCCCGCCTGGACGCCATGCCTGTCTGCCTGCTGCTGCTCGGCACCGACCCCGAGGCCTTCCACGACATGGCCACCTGCCGGCGCCTGGTCGAGGACGGCATGCACTCCCTTGGGGCCATGCGCACCCTCAGGGAGGCTGCCAGCTTCTCCAGCACCCCATCGGCCAGTGCCTCGGCCTACAGTGTGCAGGCTGTGGAGGCCGCCGGCCTCCGGCACTTCCTCTATAAGCCGCTGGACATCCCCGACCATCACCGCCAGCTGCCCCAGTTTACCAGGTGGGCCCCTACCCTGCGGGCAAGTGGCCCGGTGGGAAGGCTTATCTAACTGGAAGGTTCGGCAACTCA
Above is a window of Balaenoptera ricei isolate mBalRic1 chromosome 19, mBalRic1.hap2, whole genome shotgun sequence DNA encoding:
- the MON1B gene encoding vacuolar fusion protein MON1 homolog B; translated protein: MEAGGGTAAPAPGDAEDLEEMRFPSEEARDGGGICRDLPGTGDASVEKTGSETKDQPPGLLLQPEAPSCTYGLWGPAASENSPVGGPESGSGGQGGDPSDEDWRSKRKHVFVLSEAGKPIYSRYGSVEALSTTMGVMTALVSFVQSAGDAIRAIYAEDHKLVFLQQGPLLLVAVSRTPQSAAQLRGELMAVHAQIVSTLTRASVARIFARKQNYDLRRLLAGSERTLDRLLDSVERDPGALLLGAVRCVPLARPLRDALGALLRRCTAPGLALSVLAVGGRLVTAAQERTVLAECRLDPADLQLLLDWVGAPAFAAGEAWAPVCLPRFNPDGFFYAYVARLDAMPVCLLLLGTDPEAFHDMATCRRLVEDGMHSLGAMRTLREAASFSSTPSASASAYSVQAVEAAGLRHFLYKPLDIPDHHRQLPQFTSPELEAPYSREEERQRLSDLYHRLHARLHNTSRPLRLIYHVAEKETLLAWVTSKFELYTCLSPLATKAGAILVVTKLLRWVKKEEDRLFIRYPPKYSTPPAAPAASTDQASHNGLFTAP